One genomic window of Pseudomonas aeruginosa includes the following:
- a CDS encoding TrkH family potassium uptake protein → MALPTLRILGFIIGIFLITLAASMLVPILTMLAFDRTEGIQAFIWSSVATFVTGLGLVLPGRPEHVHLRPRDMYMLTVSSWVLVCIFAALPFVLQQHISYTDAFFESMSGITATGSTVLSGLDDMSPGILIWRSLLHWLGGIGFIAMAVAILPMLRIGGMRLFQTESSDRSEKVLPRSHMVAKYIVATYVGITLLGSLAFWGAGMSPFDAVNHAMSAISTGGFSTSDQSLAKWKQPAVHWTAVVVMILGSLPFALYVATLRGHRKALIKDQQVRGLLGLLLVTWLLMGTWYAVTSKLPWMDAFRIVAVNVTSVVTTTGFALGDYSMWGHFSIMLFFYLGFIGGCSGSTAGGIKIFRFQVAYTLLKANLYQLIHPRAVLKQNYNGHRLDEEIVRSILTFSFFFAIVVCLLALGLSLIGLDWMTALTGAASTVAGVGPGMGPIIGPSGNFASLPDAAKWLLAAGMLLGRLEIITVLVLLTPAFWRH, encoded by the coding sequence ATGGCCTTGCCGACCCTACGTATCCTCGGTTTCATCATCGGCATCTTCCTGATCACTCTGGCCGCCAGCATGCTGGTCCCGATCCTGACCATGCTCGCCTTCGACCGTACCGAAGGCATCCAGGCATTCATCTGGTCCAGCGTCGCCACCTTCGTCACCGGCCTCGGCCTGGTCCTGCCGGGGCGTCCCGAGCATGTCCACCTGCGCCCGCGGGACATGTACATGCTCACCGTATCGAGCTGGGTGCTGGTATGCATCTTCGCCGCCCTGCCGTTCGTCCTGCAGCAGCACATCAGCTACACCGATGCCTTCTTCGAAAGCATGTCGGGAATCACCGCCACCGGCTCCACCGTGCTCAGCGGGCTGGACGACATGTCCCCGGGCATCCTCATCTGGCGCTCTCTGCTGCACTGGCTGGGCGGCATCGGCTTCATCGCCATGGCCGTGGCGATCCTGCCGATGCTGCGGATCGGCGGCATGCGCCTGTTCCAGACCGAATCCTCGGACCGCTCGGAAAAAGTCCTGCCACGCTCGCACATGGTCGCCAAGTACATCGTCGCCACCTATGTCGGCATCACCCTGCTCGGCAGCCTGGCCTTCTGGGGCGCGGGCATGAGCCCGTTCGACGCGGTCAACCACGCCATGTCGGCGATTTCCACCGGCGGTTTCTCCACCTCCGACCAATCCCTGGCCAAATGGAAGCAGCCAGCGGTGCACTGGACCGCGGTAGTGGTGATGATCCTCGGCAGCCTGCCGTTCGCGCTCTACGTCGCCACCCTGCGCGGACACCGCAAGGCGCTGATCAAGGACCAGCAGGTCCGCGGCCTGCTCGGCCTGCTGCTGGTGACCTGGCTGCTGATGGGCACCTGGTACGCGGTAACCTCCAAGCTGCCCTGGATGGATGCTTTCCGCATCGTCGCAGTGAACGTCACCTCGGTGGTCACCACCACCGGCTTCGCCCTCGGCGACTACAGCATGTGGGGGCACTTCTCGATCATGCTGTTCTTCTACCTCGGCTTCATCGGCGGTTGCTCCGGTTCTACCGCCGGCGGTATCAAGATCTTCCGCTTCCAGGTCGCCTATACCCTGCTCAAGGCCAACCTCTACCAGTTGATCCATCCGCGCGCAGTGCTCAAGCAGAACTACAACGGCCATCGCCTGGACGAGGAAATCGTCCGCTCGATCCTGACCTTCTCGTTCTTCTTCGCGATCGTCGTCTGCCTGCTCGCCCTCGGCCTGTCGCTGATCGGCCTGGACTGGATGACCGCGCTCACCGGTGCCGCCAGTACCGTGGCCGGCGTAGGCCCGGGGATGGGGCCCATCATCGGCCCCTCGGGCAACTTCGCCAGCCTGCCGGACGCCGCCAAGTGGCTGCTGGCCGCCGGCATGCTGCTCGGTCGCCTGGAGATCATCACCGTGCTGGTCCTGCTGACCCCGGCGTTCTGGCGCCACTGA
- a CDS encoding MlaD family protein, which produces METRAHHVLIGLFSVIVIGAALLFGLWLAKSGSEGKFNYYDIVFNEAVSGLSQGSSVQYSGIKVGDVAFLRLDPKDPRKVWARIRVVASAPIKQDTTAKLALTGITGTSIIQLSSGTPASPMLEGKDGKIPVIVATPSPLTQLLSNGEDLMGNINQLIARFSNLLSEENTARISRTLDHLDQATGALSAERENVSAVMQQLAQASRQANAALAQASELMRSANGLLNEQGKGMLENANKTMASLERTSATLDQLISENRHSLDGGIQGLAELGPAVSELRDTLAALRGISRRLEENPANYLLGREKTKEFTP; this is translated from the coding sequence ATGGAAACCCGAGCCCACCATGTGTTGATCGGCCTGTTCAGCGTGATCGTGATCGGCGCCGCCCTGCTCTTCGGCCTGTGGCTGGCCAAGTCCGGCTCGGAGGGCAAGTTCAACTACTACGACATCGTCTTCAACGAAGCGGTCAGCGGCCTTTCCCAGGGCAGCTCGGTGCAGTACAGCGGGATCAAGGTCGGCGACGTGGCCTTCCTCCGCCTCGATCCGAAGGACCCGCGCAAGGTCTGGGCACGCATCCGCGTGGTGGCCAGCGCGCCGATCAAGCAGGACACCACCGCCAAGCTGGCGCTCACCGGGATCACCGGCACCTCGATCATCCAGCTCAGCAGCGGCACGCCCGCCAGCCCGATGCTGGAGGGCAAGGACGGGAAGATCCCGGTGATCGTCGCCACGCCCTCGCCGCTGACCCAGTTACTGAGCAACGGCGAAGACCTGATGGGCAACATCAACCAGCTCATCGCGCGCTTCAGCAACCTGCTCTCCGAGGAAAACACAGCGCGCATCAGCCGCACCCTCGACCATCTCGACCAGGCCACCGGCGCGCTCTCCGCCGAGCGCGAGAACGTCAGCGCGGTGATGCAGCAGTTGGCCCAGGCGAGCAGGCAGGCCAACGCCGCCCTGGCCCAGGCCAGCGAGTTGATGCGCAGCGCCAACGGCCTGCTCAACGAGCAAGGCAAGGGGATGCTGGAAAACGCCAACAAGACCATGGCTTCGCTGGAGCGCACCAGCGCCACCCTCGACCAGTTGATCAGCGAGAATCGCCACTCGCTGGACGGCGGCATCCAGGGACTCGCCGAGCTGGGCCCGGCGGTCAGCGAACTGCGCGATACCCTGGCGGCACTGCGCGGAATCAGCCGGCGCCTGGAAGAGAACCCGGCGAACTACCTGCTGGGCCGGGAAAAAACCAAGGAGTTCACCCCATGA
- a CDS encoding ABC-type transport auxiliary lipoprotein family protein, with product MRLALRPLRRLSLAAGLAALATLGACSILPEAQVLQVYLLPVHNPPASAAARPVDWSLRIARPRTSLVLESPRIAVRPHGDEISVYQGARWSDPAPSLLRDRLMQAFQADGRVRGLSSDDSNLQADFELGGDLRAFQTEYPNGQASALIRYDARLVRTDDKRVVASRRFEVSQPVDGKKVAAVVSAFGKAGDTLSAQVLDWTLRQASAQPAVQP from the coding sequence ATGAGGCTCGCCCTTCGCCCGCTGCGTCGCCTGTCCCTGGCCGCCGGCCTGGCCGCGCTCGCCACCCTCGGCGCCTGCTCGATCCTGCCGGAGGCGCAGGTCCTCCAGGTCTACCTGCTACCGGTGCACAACCCTCCGGCCAGCGCCGCCGCGCGGCCGGTCGACTGGTCGCTGCGGATCGCCCGGCCGCGTACCAGCCTGGTGCTGGAGAGCCCGCGCATCGCGGTGCGCCCGCACGGCGACGAAATCAGCGTGTACCAGGGCGCGCGCTGGAGCGATCCGGCGCCGTCGCTGCTGCGCGATCGTCTGATGCAGGCGTTCCAGGCCGACGGCCGGGTCCGCGGCCTGAGCAGCGACGACAGCAACCTGCAGGCCGATTTCGAACTGGGCGGCGACCTTCGCGCCTTCCAGACCGAGTACCCGAACGGCCAGGCCAGCGCGCTGATCCGCTACGACGCGCGCCTGGTGCGTACCGACGACAAGCGCGTGGTCGCCAGCCGGCGTTTCGAGGTCAGCCAGCCGGTGGATGGCAAGAAGGTCGCGGCGGTGGTCAGCGCCTTCGGCAAGGCCGGCGATACGCTGTCGGCCCAGGTTCTCGACTGGACCCTACGCCAGGCCTCGGCGCAACCCGCCGTGCAGCCCTGA
- a CDS encoding ABC transporter ATP-binding protein, with protein sequence MNQDNPQAIIQVRDLCNRFGAQAVHEHLDLDVRRGEILGVVGGSGTGKSVLLRSIVGLRRPTSGSVRVFGEDLLQLPEERRSLVERRFGVLFQQGALFSSLTVVENVALPLIENAGLPRADAEHLAQVKLALAGLPANAGDKYPASLSGGMIKRAALARALALDPDILFLDEPTAGLDPIGAAAFDNLIRTLRDALGLTVFLVTHDLDTLYTICDRVAVLSQKKVLVVDTLERVAATDDAWVREYFHGPRGRAAHQAAAVPENH encoded by the coding sequence GTGAACCAGGACAACCCGCAGGCGATCATCCAGGTCCGCGACCTGTGCAACCGTTTCGGCGCCCAGGCGGTCCACGAGCACCTCGACCTCGACGTCCGTCGCGGCGAGATCCTCGGCGTGGTCGGCGGCTCCGGCACCGGCAAGTCGGTGCTGCTGCGCAGCATCGTCGGCCTGCGCCGGCCGACCTCCGGCAGCGTGCGGGTGTTCGGCGAAGACCTGCTGCAACTGCCAGAGGAGCGCCGCTCCCTGGTCGAACGGCGCTTCGGCGTGCTGTTCCAGCAGGGCGCGCTGTTTTCCTCGCTTACCGTGGTGGAGAACGTCGCCCTGCCGCTGATCGAGAACGCCGGCCTGCCGCGCGCCGACGCCGAGCACCTGGCCCAGGTCAAGCTGGCCCTGGCCGGGCTACCGGCCAACGCCGGCGACAAGTATCCGGCCTCGCTTTCCGGCGGCATGATCAAGCGCGCCGCCCTGGCCCGCGCCCTGGCGCTGGACCCGGACATCCTGTTCCTCGACGAGCCCACCGCCGGCCTCGACCCGATCGGCGCGGCGGCCTTCGACAACCTGATCCGTACCCTGCGCGACGCCCTCGGCCTGACCGTGTTCCTGGTCACCCATGACCTGGACACCCTGTACACCATCTGCGACCGGGTCGCCGTGCTGTCGCAGAAGAAGGTCCTGGTAGTCGATACCCTGGAACGGGTCGCCGCCACCGACGACGCCTGGGTCCGCGAATACTTCCACGGGCCGCGCGGGCGCGCCGCCCACCAAGCCGCCGCCGTGCCGGAGAATCACTGA
- a CDS encoding MlaE family ABC transporter permease — MTTQPQPGHVSLDSSTQPARVRAIGDWTLAHYTALEREVTRLRSEVAANASFDLSQLGALDTAGAALLAELLGAERLADLAELEPGLPRERQALLKTVGHALHDFCEPEKPKPPTTAIELLARIGCAMETFWLHLKALLGFIGLTLETLFRSLVRPASWRVTPLVANIEKSGLDAVPIIALLTFLVGAVIAFLGATVLANFGATIYTVNLVVFSFLREFAVLLTAILMAGRTASAFTAQIGSMKANEEIDAIRALGLNPIELLVLPRVLALLVSLPMLTFVGMLCGIVGGMTVCAWTLDIPPAMFLSIMEDGIGVQHFLVGISKAPLFAFLIAVIGCLEGFKVSGSAQSVGEHTTTSVVHSIFVVILLDALAALFFMEMGW, encoded by the coding sequence ATGACGACACAGCCGCAACCCGGCCACGTGAGCCTGGATAGCTCCACCCAGCCCGCCCGCGTCAGAGCCATAGGTGATTGGACGCTCGCCCACTACACGGCTCTGGAGCGCGAGGTGACGCGCCTGCGCAGCGAAGTGGCGGCCAACGCCAGCTTCGACCTGAGCCAACTGGGCGCCCTGGATACCGCCGGCGCCGCCCTGCTCGCCGAATTGCTCGGCGCCGAGCGCCTGGCCGACCTCGCCGAGCTGGAGCCCGGCCTGCCGCGCGAGCGCCAGGCCCTGCTGAAGACCGTCGGCCACGCCCTGCACGACTTCTGCGAGCCGGAGAAACCCAAGCCGCCAACCACCGCCATCGAACTGCTGGCTCGCATCGGTTGTGCCATGGAGACCTTCTGGCTGCACCTCAAGGCACTCCTCGGCTTCATCGGCCTGACCCTGGAGACCCTGTTCCGCAGCCTGGTCCGCCCGGCCAGTTGGCGGGTCACGCCGCTGGTGGCGAACATCGAGAAGAGCGGCCTGGACGCGGTGCCGATCATCGCCCTGCTGACCTTCCTGGTCGGCGCGGTGATCGCCTTCCTCGGCGCCACGGTGCTGGCCAACTTCGGCGCGACCATCTACACGGTCAACCTGGTGGTGTTCTCCTTCCTCCGCGAGTTCGCCGTGCTGCTCACCGCGATCCTCATGGCCGGCCGCACCGCCAGCGCCTTCACCGCGCAGATCGGCTCGATGAAGGCCAACGAGGAGATCGACGCGATCCGCGCCCTCGGCCTCAACCCCATCGAGCTGCTGGTGCTGCCGCGGGTGCTGGCGCTGCTGGTATCGCTACCGATGCTGACCTTCGTCGGCATGCTCTGCGGCATCGTCGGCGGCATGACCGTCTGCGCCTGGACCCTGGACATCCCGCCGGCGATGTTCCTGTCGATCATGGAGGACGGAATCGGCGTACAGCATTTCCTGGTCGGTATCAGCAAGGCCCCGCTGTTCGCCTTCCTGATCGCCGTGATCGGCTGCCTGGAAGGCTTCAAGGTCAGCGGCAGCGCCCAGTCGGTGGGCGAGCACACCACCACCAGCGTGGTCCACTCGATCTTCGTGGTGATCCTGCTCGACGCCCTCGCCGCGCTGTTCTTCATGGAGATGGGCTGGTGA
- a CDS encoding AraC family transcriptional regulator produces the protein MPERTTLSSWVQGIVLALELEGLDGRQLFAELGLDYQALQDPDARFPQDAMSRLWQRAVALSGNPAIALNIARVRRPAFHVVGYALMSSRNLAEGFARLERYQRIIAEASDLTFRRTPQGYRIGVTVHGDRLPAPPQSAECSLAYLVDMVRWITGRSLDPLAVELPGAPREPLAPYVELFRAPLRFHAEEFALVFSRVDLETPLPSANEALAQLHDRFAGEYLARFSTSRITHLTRQTLCRLLPQGEPKRERVAQALHLSQRTLQRRLQEEGTSYQQLLDDTRRDMAEQYLQQPGLTLLEVAYLLGFADPSNFFRAFRRWFGCTPNEYRARRQERPG, from the coding sequence ATGCCGGAACGTACAACCTTGTCCAGCTGGGTCCAGGGCATCGTCCTCGCCCTGGAGCTGGAAGGCCTAGACGGACGCCAGCTGTTCGCCGAGCTGGGCCTCGACTACCAGGCCTTGCAGGACCCCGACGCGCGCTTCCCGCAGGACGCCATGAGCCGTCTGTGGCAGCGTGCGGTGGCGCTCAGCGGCAACCCGGCGATCGCCCTGAACATCGCCCGGGTCCGGCGCCCGGCTTTCCACGTCGTCGGCTATGCGCTGATGTCGAGCCGCAACCTGGCGGAAGGCTTCGCGCGCCTGGAGCGCTACCAGCGGATCATCGCGGAAGCGTCCGACCTGACTTTCCGCCGCACGCCGCAGGGCTATCGAATCGGCGTCACGGTGCATGGCGATCGCCTGCCGGCGCCACCGCAGAGTGCCGAATGCTCGCTGGCCTACCTGGTGGACATGGTCCGCTGGATCACCGGCCGGTCGCTGGACCCGCTGGCGGTGGAACTGCCCGGCGCGCCCCGCGAGCCGCTGGCACCCTATGTCGAGCTGTTCCGCGCGCCGCTGCGCTTTCACGCCGAGGAGTTCGCGCTGGTGTTTTCCCGCGTCGACCTCGAGACGCCGCTACCCTCGGCCAACGAGGCGCTGGCCCAGTTGCACGATCGCTTCGCCGGCGAATACCTGGCGCGTTTCAGTACCAGCCGCATTACCCATCTGACCCGGCAGACCTTGTGCCGGCTGCTGCCGCAGGGAGAACCCAAGCGCGAACGGGTGGCCCAGGCGCTGCACCTGTCGCAGCGCACCTTGCAACGGCGCCTCCAGGAAGAAGGCACCAGCTACCAGCAACTGCTCGACGACACGCGCCGGGATATGGCCGAACAGTATCTCCAGCAGCCCGGCCTGACCTTGCTGGAAGTCGCCTACCTGCTGGGTTTCGCCGATCCGAGCAATTTCTTCCGGGCATTCCGCCGCTGGTTCGGCTGCACGCCCAACGAATACCGGGCGCGCCGCCAGGAGCGCCCGGGCTAG
- a CDS encoding Mpo1-like protein: MSSPDDERFHSFAEFYPYYLQEHSNAVCRRLHYVGSLLVLAVLFHAVASQQWLWLLALPLVGYGFAWVGHFVFEKNRPATFKYPLWSFMGDWVMLKDAFTGRIRF; this comes from the coding sequence ATGAGCAGCCCTGATGACGAGCGTTTCCACAGTTTCGCCGAGTTCTACCCCTACTACCTGCAGGAACACAGCAACGCGGTGTGCCGCCGCCTGCACTACGTCGGCAGCCTGCTGGTGCTGGCGGTGCTCTTCCACGCCGTGGCCAGCCAGCAGTGGCTATGGCTGCTGGCGCTGCCGCTGGTGGGCTACGGCTTCGCCTGGGTCGGCCACTTCGTCTTCGAGAAGAACCGCCCGGCCACCTTCAAGTACCCGCTGTGGTCGTTCATGGGCGACTGGGTGATGCTCAAGGACGCTTTCACCGGCCGCATCCGCTTCTGA
- a CDS encoding protein CyaB, whose translation MKPTLPDRSPTSRSVASMREYYSRVLAYIACGASIAAGTYTQYFSYGILWMVPYALLYPHLAYHLGQRFRQHDPRKVTRALLAVDAVHCGLGMALLGFSVVPSLMFLLVLSFTALVIGGLRLLGMALLVSASSALLVAVLVAPPLLGNTPVEVAAVSILFCGLYICITAFFGHQQGLRLAQVRQEIAREQEKAARLARNLAKYLSPQVWEMIFSGKKSVRLETQRKKLTVFFSDIRGFTELSEELEAEALTDLLNNYLNEMSKIALKYGGTIDKFVGDCVMVFFGDPSTQGAKKDAVAAVSMGIAMRKHMKVLRQQWRAQGITKPLEIRMGINTGYCTVGNFGADTRMDYTIIGREVNLASRLESASEAGEILISHETYSLIKDVIMCRDKGQIAVKGFSRPVQIYQVVDSRRDLGAAPSYVEHELPGFSMYLDTNNIQNYDKERVIQALQQAAERLRDKVIL comes from the coding sequence ATGAAGCCTACCCTCCCCGACCGCTCGCCGACGAGCCGGTCCGTCGCGTCCATGCGTGAATACTATTCGCGCGTGCTGGCCTATATCGCCTGTGGCGCCAGCATCGCGGCGGGAACCTACACCCAGTATTTCAGCTACGGCATCCTCTGGATGGTGCCCTATGCGCTGCTCTACCCGCACCTGGCGTACCACCTCGGCCAGCGCTTCCGCCAGCACGACCCGCGCAAGGTGACCCGCGCCCTGCTCGCGGTCGACGCCGTGCACTGTGGCCTGGGCATGGCGCTGCTCGGCTTCTCCGTGGTGCCCAGCCTGATGTTCCTGCTGGTGCTGAGCTTCACCGCGCTGGTCATCGGCGGCCTGCGCCTGCTCGGCATGGCCTTGCTGGTATCGGCCAGCAGCGCCCTGCTGGTCGCCGTGCTCGTCGCCCCGCCGCTGCTGGGCAATACCCCGGTCGAGGTGGCCGCGGTCAGCATCCTGTTCTGCGGACTGTACATCTGCATCACCGCCTTCTTCGGCCACCAGCAGGGCCTGCGCCTGGCCCAGGTGCGCCAGGAGATCGCCCGCGAGCAGGAAAAGGCCGCGCGGCTCGCGCGCAACCTGGCCAAGTACCTGTCGCCGCAGGTCTGGGAAATGATCTTCAGCGGCAAGAAGAGCGTGCGCCTGGAAACCCAGCGCAAGAAGCTCACCGTGTTCTTCTCCGACATCCGCGGCTTCACCGAGCTATCCGAGGAACTGGAAGCCGAGGCCCTGACCGACCTGCTCAACAACTACCTCAACGAAATGTCGAAGATCGCCCTCAAGTACGGCGGCACCATCGACAAGTTCGTCGGCGACTGCGTCATGGTGTTCTTCGGCGACCCCAGCACCCAGGGCGCGAAGAAGGACGCCGTGGCTGCGGTATCGATGGGCATCGCCATGCGCAAGCACATGAAGGTGCTACGCCAGCAGTGGCGGGCCCAGGGCATCACCAAGCCGCTGGAAATCCGCATGGGCATCAACACCGGCTATTGCACGGTGGGCAACTTCGGCGCCGACACGCGCATGGACTACACCATCATCGGCCGCGAGGTGAACCTCGCCAGCCGCCTGGAAAGCGCCTCGGAAGCCGGCGAAATCCTCATTTCCCACGAGACCTACTCGCTGATCAAGGACGTGATCATGTGCCGCGACAAGGGCCAGATCGCGGTCAAGGGCTTCAGCCGCCCGGTGCAGATCTACCAGGTGGTGGACTCGCGCCGCGACCTCGGCGCCGCGCCCAGCTACGTCGAGCACGAATTGCCCGGCTTCTCCATGTACCTGGACACCAACAACATCCAGAACTACGACAAGGAACGGGTCATCCAGGCCCTGCAACAGGCCGCCGAACGCCTGCGCGACAAGGTCATCCTCTAA